One window of the Onychostoma macrolepis isolate SWU-2019 chromosome 21, ASM1243209v1, whole genome shotgun sequence genome contains the following:
- the dipk1b gene encoding divergent protein kinase domain 1B: MPRSLRRLVHLVLFCPLSKGLQSRLPAVKVKYLLVAWFGILVASWVIYMQYSSYSELCRGHVCTILICDHYRRGIISGSVCKSLCEEKTLSLQRCLSTSPTHQIYSAVWKEKAVLVKCGIEESMRGENGPDSPLRHDNSLYDKPTRGTSMDEFRAMLHSFLKDSVGEQSSLSTLVTRVISLADVNGDGKVSLAEAKSVWALLQINEFVLMVALQDKEHAPHLLGFCGDLYVTEHVAHSALFRLEVPGWLQPVFPEALGVALNQWLAPAWPRRARITIGLLEFVEEVFHGVYGSFYICDASPRRVGYNAKYDFKMADLQSVASEATVKGFLRGRTCEANADCTYGRDCTATCDRLARQCNVEVVQPNLAKVCALLQDFLLFGAPSDLREDLEKQLRTCVTLSGLASQMEVHHSLVLNNLKTLLWKKISNTKYS, encoded by the exons ATGCCGAGGAGTTTACGCAGGCTGGTGCACCTGGTGCTCTTCTGTCCCTTATCTAAGGGTCTACAG TCCCGTTTACCTGCAGTTAAGGTCAAGTACCTGTTGGTGGCATGGTTTGGGATTCTGGTGGCCAGCTGGGTGATCTATATGCAGTATTCCTCTTATTCAGAGCTCTGCAGAGGACACGTCTGTACCATACTCATC tgtgATCATTATCGCAGAGGTATTATCTCTGGGTCAGTGTGTAAGTCTCTCTGTGAGGAGAAAACTCTGTCTCTTCAACGCTGTCTTTCAACGTCACCGACGCACCAG ATATACAGTGCTGTGTGGAAGGAGAAAGCTGTATTGGTGAAGTGTGGGATTGAAGAGAGCATGAGAGGAGAAAACGGTCCTGACTCTCCACTACGGCATGACAACAGCCTCTACGATAAACCCACCCGCGGAACGTCAATGGATGAATTCAGAGCGATGCTGCATTCCTTTCTCAAG GACAGTGTTGGTGAGCAATCATCTCTTAGCACTCTTGTAACTCGTGTGATTTCTCTGGCGGATGTCAACGGTGATGGTAAAGTTTCGTTGGCAGAGGCGAAATCTGTGTGGGCTTTGCTTCAGATCAATGAATTTGTTTTAATGGTGGCACTGCAAGATAAAGAACATGCTCCCCACTTGCTGGGCTTCTGCGGAGACCTTTACGTTACTGAACACGTAGCACACAGCGCCCTCTTCAGGCTGGAGGTGCCCGGTTGGTTGCAGCCAGTGTTTCCTGAGGCGCTGGGTGTCGCTCTTAACCAGTGGCTTGCTCCTGCGTGGCCACGCAGAGCCCGAATCACCATCGGCCTGCTAGAGTTTGTTGAAGAGGTATTCCATGGCGTATACGGAAGCTTCTACATATGTGACGCAAGCCCAAGGCGGGTCGGCTACAATGCAAAATACGACTTCAAAATGGCAGACCTTCAAAGCGTAGCATCGGAGGCAACCGTCAAGGGGTTCCTGCGAGGGAGAACTTGCGAGGCAAATGCCGACTGCACTTACGGGCGGGATTGTACCGCAACATGCGACCGATTGGCAAGGCAGTGCAACGTGGAGGTGGTGCAGCCCAACTTGGCCAAGGTGTGTGCGCTCCTGCAAGACTTCCTGCTCTTCGGAGCGCCGTCGGACCTGAGGGAGGACCTGGAGAAACAGCTACGCACCTGTGTGACTCTCAGCGGCCTTGCCTCACAGATGGAAGTGCACCATTCCCTTGTTCTGAACAACCTCAAAACACTATTGTGGAAGAAGATCTCAAATACCAAGTACTCTTGA
- the mrps2 gene encoding 28S ribosomal protein S2, mitochondrial, translated as MAAGVLTGVRQVLRSPRLVSAVFSCHGQTFSSAAAAVKSPAAAPDTAATERILNFPLTQPDYFHLSELFSMKDLFEARVHLGHKKGCRHRLMEPYLFGSRLDIDIIDLEQTAEHLQRALNFTAHVAYRGGIILFVSRRRQFGHLIETTAQECGEYAHTRYWKGGLLTNAPVQYSPGIRLPDLIVFFSTLNNVFQQHVGIRDAAKMNIPTVGIVDSNCNPSLITHPVPGNDDTPVAMEMYCRLFKMTINRAKDKRRQMELLKGISSSV; from the exons ATGGCAGCGGGCGTCTTAACTGGAG TAAGGCAGGTTCTCCGGAGCCCTCGGTTGGTCTCTGCTGTGTTCTCATGTCACGGACAGACATTCAGCTCCGCAGCAGCTGCAGTCAAATCACCGGCAGCAGCGCCAGACACCG CTGCTACAGAGAGGATCCTGAACTTCCCCCTCACTCAACCAGACTATTTCCACTTGTCTGAGCTCTTCAGCATGAAGGACCTGTTTGAAGCCCGTGTCCATCTTGGACATAAGAAAGGCTGCCGGCATAG GCTGATGGAACCATATCTGTTTGGTTCTCGTCTCGATATAGACATCATTGATCTGGAGCAGACAGCAGAACACCTGCAGCGGGCGCTGAACTTCACGGCTCACGTGGCGTACCGTGGCGGCATCATCCTGTTCGTCAGCCGCAGACGGCAGTTTGGTCACCTGATAGAGACGACGGCGCAAGAGTGTGGCGAATACGCTCACACACGCTACTGGAAGGGTGGCCTGCTCACCAACGCCCCCGTCCAGTACAGCCCCGGCATCCGGCTGCCAGACCTCATAGTTTTCTTCTCCACGCTCAATAACGTCTTCCAGCAGCACGTCGGCATCCGGGACGCGGCCAAAATGAATATTCCCACGGTGGGGATTGTGGACTCTAACTGTAACCCCAGTCTCATCACGCACCCAGTGCCCGGCAACGATGACACTCCTGTTGCCATGGAGATGTACTGCCGGCTATTTAAAATGACCATTAACAGAGCAAAGGACAAGAGGAGACAGATGGAGCTTCTCAAGGGGATTTCATCCTCAGTATGA